CCGGTGCCCCTAGCCCTTACCTTCCCGCTACCGGCCTGGGCCATGAAAAAAGACGAGGTCAGAGAAGATGTCTCGGCAGCGGCTATATCCAAGCTGATAGATTAGGGAGTGTCAGAGCGGTTCCCACGAATACCCCCAACAGCGGTGTATGCTGGTGGGGGTAAAACACTGGCCGCCGCGAGGGCAGTGTTTGTGGGAAACGCGATCAGGGGTCAATACCGGTTGAAAGCAAGTACAAAGTCTTTGGCCGGTATCGGATAGCTAGCAAGATAAAACGCTCGAGCCTTGACGCTAACCTTTCTTTGTGGACAGGAAGAATTTACAGGCCGTGCTCCGAATGTATGCCCAGGGGTATTTTCCCCTGGGGATGGAGGAGGGGATTGGCTGGTTCGACCAGCGGGCCTACGGTACGCCCTACCGGGCCCTGATGCCCCTGGACGAGCGTTTTCATGTGCCACGCAGCCTGCGGCGGGTGCTCAACGCCGGGCGCTTCGAAGTGCATATCAACCGGGATTTTGCCGGGGTACTCGAGGGTTGCGCGACCAGGGGCTGGAGCTACCGCAGCGAGACCTGGATCAACCCTGCGATTGCCGAGCTTTACCTGGGCCTGCACCGCTACGGCTTTGCTCATAGCTTTGAAACCTGGCAGGGGAACGTGCTGGCCGGAGGAATTCTGGGTGTGGCGCTGGGGGCGGCTTTTATCGGCGACAGCATGTTTTACCGTGTACCCCATGCCTCCAAGGTGGCAATGGTGCGGCTGGTGGAGTACCTGCGGATGAGGGGCTTTGAGCTATTCGATGTGCAGGTGCAAAACCCCCACCTGGCCCGCTTTGGCGCGGTGGAGGTAGAACCGCATCAGTTCCAGCAAAAACTGCTTCAGGCCATTGCGAAGCCCGCCCGGTTTGTGGACTGATGGACATTCCAAAGCCCACTGCTGCACCCGTTAGGACGTAGGATAAGGCCCATGAACGTGAACTTGCCCATCCACACTTTTTCGCTGGTGGCCCGCGACCCGGAAACCGGCGACCTGGGGATTGCTGTGGCCAGTAAGTTCCTGGCGGTGGGTTTTGTGGTGCCCTGGGCCAAGGCTGGGGTGGGCGCGGTGGCTACGCAGTCTTATGTGAACCCCCGTTTTGGCCCCACAGGGCTGGCCCTGATGGAAGCGGGGGCCGGCCCGGAGGACATTTTGGCGGTGTTTGCCCGCAACGACCCCGACCTGGCCAAGCGGCAGTTTGGCTACGTGCTGGCCAGCGGCGAGAGCCTCTCCTACACCGGGCCCGAATGCCACGGCTGGGCCGGAGGCCGGTGGGGGCCGGGCTATGCCGCCCAGGGCAACCTGCTGGTAGGCCCCGAGGTGGTGGAGGCCCTCGAGCACACTTTCCTGAGCCGTACCGACCTAACTTTCCCCGAGCGGCTTCTGGAAGCCCTGCTGCAAGCCGACCGGGCCGGGGGCGACAAGCGTGGGCGGCAGTCGGCGGCCTTGCTGGTGGTGGGGGAGGGCAAGGGCTACGGCGGGATGGAGCGCTGGATTGATCTGCGGGTAGACGACCATCCCGACCCGGTGCTGGAGTTACAGCGTCTGTTGGGCATCCACCGGCTGCTCTTTGGGGCTGGCGAGCCGGCCCGTCCCCTGAGCCCTGAAGAAATCCTCTGGCTTCAGACCCTGCTAACGCGCCAGGGACACTATACCGGCCCCATCAGCGGTGCGTGGGACGAGGCGACCGAGCAGGCCTTTACAACGCTCATCGGCATGGAAAACCTGGAAGAACGCTACCAGGGAGGCCCCGCGCTGGACGAGGTCGCGCTACGCTACTTGAAGGAGAAGTTTGCATGAAGACGCCGGTACTAGGGGCGGGTGGGGTGCTTTTTGACCCCGAGGGAAAGGTCTTGCTGATTCGGGATCGGCAGGGTTACTGGTGTTTTCCCAAAGGGCATCTGGACGAAGGGGAGCGTCTCGAGCAGGCTGCGCTTCGGGAAGTCGAGGAAGAAACCGGCATCCAGGGCAGGGTCAAGCAGGCGCTTTCGGTGACCCGCTACCAAAACAACAAAGGTATCCCTCGAGAAATTCACTGGTTTTTGATGGAGGGGCAGGGAAGCCTGCGCCTGGAAAAAGGGCTACAGGGGGCCGGTTTTTTTGATCCCGCCGAGGCTAGAAGGTTGCTGGCCTTTCCCGAGGATGTGCGCTTGCTGGACGAAGCCCTGCGCCATATTCAGGGACGCAATTTCGACATAGACTGAGTTGCATTAAAGGAGTGAGTATGGCTGTTTACCGGCTGGACGATCACGTACCCCAGATTCACCCCAGCGCCTTTATTGCACCCAATGCGCTCATAGTGGGACAGGCCGAAATTGGCGAGAACGCCTCGGTCTGGTTTGGCGCGGTGGTGCGCTCGGACACCGAGAAAGTGATTATCGGTGCGGGCAGCAATGTGCAAGACGGTGCGATTTTGCATGCCGACCCGGGCGACCCCTGCATTTTGGGCCAAAACGTGACCGTGGGGCACCGGGCCGTGGTGCACGGGGCTTTGGTGGAAGATGGTGCGCTGATCGGCATTGGCGCGGTGGTGCTCAACCAGGCCCGGGTGGGCAAAGGAGCCATGGTGGGGGCCGGGGCGGTGGTGCCGCCGGGCATGGAAATACCGGCGGGTATGCTGGCCATCGGTATCCCGGCCAAGGTGCGGGGGCCGGTCGAGCCCACCCAGAACGCCGAGCGCTACATAGAGCTCTCCCGCCATTACCTGGCCCACTTAGCCCCCATTACCCCCATTGGGCGCTACCAGATCACCCTGCGCGGGCAGGATGCCCTGAACCCCTTTAGCGACCTGCATTTGCAGCTCAAGCGGGGCGAGCCGGAGGCGCTTCTGGCCCTCAAGGCCATTGTGGAAGGGCGAACCGGTGATGCCAAACCCGAGGTATTGCACGAGCTGGTGCGCGAGGGCCTGATTCGGCCGATTTGACCACCCCTAACCCTCTGTTTGGAATCCCCCTGCTCAATCAACGCTTTGGAGTACAGTGTTTTTGGGTGATTGTGCGCAGCGCCGGCCCTGGAATTACCCCATGCACCCTCGTGATGGGGTTGGTAGGGGTGGTTTTGTTGACTTCGCTGCTGTTTGGGCTGCGCGGGGTGGTAATGTTTCCCCCAGAGCCTGTTCAGATAAAGCACCACCCAGCTGCTCATAGCGATTCGGATCGGGCGCACGAACACCAGGGGC
This genomic stretch from Meiothermus sp. harbors:
- a CDS encoding NUDIX hydrolase, with translation MKTPVLGAGGVLFDPEGKVLLIRDRQGYWCFPKGHLDEGERLEQAALREVEEETGIQGRVKQALSVTRYQNNKGIPREIHWFLMEGQGSLRLEKGLQGAGFFDPAEARRLLAFPEDVRLLDEALRHIQGRNFDID
- the aat gene encoding leucyl/phenylalanyl-tRNA--protein transferase — protein: MDRKNLQAVLRMYAQGYFPLGMEEGIGWFDQRAYGTPYRALMPLDERFHVPRSLRRVLNAGRFEVHINRDFAGVLEGCATRGWSYRSETWINPAIAELYLGLHRYGFAHSFETWQGNVLAGGILGVALGAAFIGDSMFYRVPHASKVAMVRLVEYLRMRGFELFDVQVQNPHLARFGAVEVEPHQFQQKLLQAIAKPARFVD
- a CDS encoding DUF1028 domain-containing protein, yielding MNVNLPIHTFSLVARDPETGDLGIAVASKFLAVGFVVPWAKAGVGAVATQSYVNPRFGPTGLALMEAGAGPEDILAVFARNDPDLAKRQFGYVLASGESLSYTGPECHGWAGGRWGPGYAAQGNLLVGPEVVEALEHTFLSRTDLTFPERLLEALLQADRAGGDKRGRQSAALLVVGEGKGYGGMERWIDLRVDDHPDPVLELQRLLGIHRLLFGAGEPARPLSPEEILWLQTLLTRQGHYTGPISGAWDEATEQAFTTLIGMENLEERYQGGPALDEVALRYLKEKFA
- a CDS encoding gamma carbonic anhydrase family protein — protein: MAVYRLDDHVPQIHPSAFIAPNALIVGQAEIGENASVWFGAVVRSDTEKVIIGAGSNVQDGAILHADPGDPCILGQNVTVGHRAVVHGALVEDGALIGIGAVVLNQARVGKGAMVGAGAVVPPGMEIPAGMLAIGIPAKVRGPVEPTQNAERYIELSRHYLAHLAPITPIGRYQITLRGQDALNPFSDLHLQLKRGEPEALLALKAIVEGRTGDAKPEVLHELVREGLIRPI